The Deltaproteobacteria bacterium DNA segment CTTATGGCCGCGTAAATCCGTCTCGACTTCGGGGGGACACTACGGAGGGCCGCGTCACCACGGCCAGTGGCGGCCTTTGGCGCGGGCGATCTCGCGCACCGCGTCCCACGTCAACTCCTTTTGCACGGCGAATTCGATGAGCGCGGAATACAGCTCGTACAGCGCCCGTGTGTCGTCGATGGCCTTGTGCGTGGGAGCGGCCTTGATGCCCAGGTCTTCGGTGAGCCGCGCGAGAGAGAACCCCTCGAAGCGCTTGGGCAGCAGCTTTCGCGACATGCGCAGCGTGCACCACCATTCCACCGTCGGCGGCTCCAGATGATGGCGGACGATCTCCTGCCGGATGAACTCGGCGTCGTTCGACGCGCCGTGCGCGATCACCACCGCGCCGTCCAGCATCGGCCCGAGCGTCGTCCACGCCTCGGGAAACGCCGGCTCGCCCTTCACGTCGTTGTTCGAGATGCCGTGCACGGCCTGCGTGTGCGGATCGATCGGGCAGCCGGGATCAACGAGCGTGTCGAACACGCGATCAATGCGTCCCTCGGTCACGAGCACGGCGGCGATCTCGACCACGTGCGCGCGCCCGCGAAACTGCGTGGCTTCGAGATCGAGGGCGACAAGTTTGGGAAGCGGCGGCAGCACGGCGGGCTCCGTCGAAAAAGTCGGCGCAGTTTGGCCGCGAA contains these protein-coding regions:
- a CDS encoding 3'-5' exonuclease, which gives rise to MLPPLPKLVALDLEATQFRGRAHVVEIAAVLVTEGRIDRVFDTLVDPGCPIDPHTQAVHGISNNDVKGEPAFPEAWTTLGPMLDGAVVIAHGASNDAEFIRQEIVRHHLEPPTVEWWCTLRMSRKLLPKRFEGFSLARLTEDLGIKAAPTHKAIDDTRALYELYSALIEFAVQKELTWDAVREIARAKGRHWPW